The Mycosarcoma maydis chromosome 13, whole genome shotgun sequence region CCGTCGGTTGGCACAAGACGCATTTTGTATTCCCCGCTGCGTCgctggctgtgctgctgctcagcacgcTTTGCTTTTGGCTCTAACCGAAGGCGCGCTCGTGAATGCCTCCGCTCACATTCACATATATGCGTCTCTTGATCTCTCTTGGTTTCTCACCTGGCcgagcattcacgattcttaCAAGTTGATTATTGATTTGAttgccatctttgccaagATTGTCGATCTCTTGTGCTTCTCAGCTGTTCAGTTCTTCAGCTGCTCCAACAGCTCCTTTGCCTGATCGTACTCGACCTCCTGATCCCAACTGCCCCTCGTCTTGGCTAGAAAGCTTCGTACCAGGCTCCTCGCTTGGAACCTCGGTTCGGGCGCATCGATCTTGGCTTGATGCTCCGTCTCGGCCTGTTGGTGCtcagccaagtcgagcaatGCATCCACCAGATTGCTGAGATCGTGCAGGAGTGCGAGAAACACATGTTTATCCGTCTggagctcggcttgctcagcttcgGTGAGCGCCGAGTTGTACGCGTCGACCAGAGCATGTTGGACCGCAcgttggcgttggccgttccacagcagcaggcgagaGTAGAGCTTccagatgctgctgctcgttgaGATgcgcggcagcagcgtttCGTCAAACAAGCGCTGTACGGCGGGGAACAGGCCGAGACCTGAATTCGGGTCGAGTTTCGGCGCCACCGGTGCAGCTAAGCCTGCGCCTGCGTCATTGCAGTGTTGCGCCAACGCCGATTCGTACGTCTGTTGCGCATGCagcgcttccgcttccaaCGTCGCTTTTGGCGTTCGCGTCACCGCGTCCACGAGTCGAGCTAGCacaccaacgtcgacgctcTGGGCTCGTTCGGCGTCGTTGGTCTTGTTGCGCGTTTGGATCTCGGTTACGCGCACCATGGCGCGCGTTGCTTCGAGCAGGTAGCCAACGTCAACGCACACAACCATGTAGTTGTACCACACGCGCCAGTTGTCGTGTGCGAATCGGAGCGATTGTTGTAGCGAACGGTGCGCGAGCAGTTTCAGAGAGTAGGCCGTCGTCCTCGAGCCACCCAAGCCACGTCGCGAGCGGGGCGAGCgtggcgagctcgacactTGGCCCGGGTTACGAAGTCCCacctcggtctcggcatcgctgtcgtcagcgagcgagctggcATCCGTTTCATCGCTCGAAGACACTTCGACACCGGAATCGGATTGCCAACTGCCACTCCAGTCGCTCTGCCcttcctcatcgtcatcgtaCGCTGCGCCAGCACCATCGTCCCACACCCTAtccgcttcttcttcagccTCGAGGATATCCGGCAGCCCACCCTGTGCTCCTATCCTCTCGATCCCTGCCGCACCTGCAtccgcatctgcatccgcGTCCGCACTTTCCACCATCCGCAGGTAGCAGCTCGCCAGATTGTTCCAACTCTCCATATCTTCATCGTCCAGCGCCGTGCAACGCCGGAAACACTGTGCACCCTCGTTCCACTTTTCGAGTCGCATGTAACAACAACCGAGTATGAACCAACTCCTCGTATACAGAGGATTGATCTTGAGCGCGTACCTTAGCCACTTGCTCGCCTGGCCAAAATCTTGACTAGTGAAGTACACACCGCCCAGACTCCGAGCAGCACGTGCCGAAGACGACGCGGATACTTGCCATGCTTTGGAATAGTGCGCCAGCGCAGAGGCGGGCTCGAGATCACCCAACAGGCACCACAGCTTGGCCTCTCGTGCGCGATCCATGCGCCGATACATGATCTGTTGCGCTTCGCTCTGGCTGTCGAGCTGtgcatctcgtcttcggcgCACGGCCACGTCGACATCAGCCTCGACCTTTTTGCCCTCCAGAAGCTCGCTGACCACCTCGACTGCTTCCTGCTGTCGGCCAAGCATGCCTAAACACTGCACCACCTCTTCCCACATCTCGATGCGTTCAAAGATCTCCAAGGCGGATCGTGTGACACCGATACTAGCAtagcgacgagcgagctcCGCCTGCATCTCCCACTTGGGAGGCAGATCAAGCGCGTGGAAAAACTTGAGACGCtcttggatcgacgagTCGTTGGTCGGCATCTGATCGATCAgcgcctgcagctgcaacacGGATCTTTCGACCGTACGTGTTCGTGTGGATTCCAGTCGTGCTCGTAGCAAAAGCGACATGGTGTGCACCGTCCAGTTGCGAGCATGCGACACGACGCGTGCGATAAACATTTGCATCTGATTTGCCGTCAAGCCATGCGCAGCTTGGGTGTTGTGAATATTGAGGCAGAGCGCCAGCAGTGTACACTGGTCCAGGACCGCTAGCGGTGGCTGAGCGTTGGGATCGAGCTCCAAAAGGTCGGCATCGGTGTCGTGCTGACCGCTAGCACCACCAGAGCAGGCCGCGTTGCTGCCAGCCGTAGTCGACGTGAACTTGGTCTGTTCGAGAAGCGTATCGTCGTTGAGAGCGTACGTTGACGGCATACCCGCCACTTGATCCTCAGCGTTGGCCTTGGCGGCGAAACCCGTCTGCAACTCCTCTTGCTTCTCCACATGGGCGCCAGCCTGTTCTGGCTGTTTCTCTGATatctcgtcctcttcgtcttcctTACCACCATCCGCAACGACGCTCTTGGCCAACAGCACCAATTGTGTCTTGTCCTCTTTTTGAAACTTGGTCCTCTTACCGAGCGCACCCGACATGCGGTACCTCAACCCATTCTCCTTGGCCGCGTTGACAAACGTCTCGGACGCCTCCCTGTCGCTTCCTAGCCTTTGCAGCGCAATTCCGCGCTCCAGAATAAGAcgcgacgagagcgaggcccactcgctcttcttggcGTCTGCCGCATTGGCAGGCTTCccagtggcagcagcacgagctgcCAGGACATCGCACAACTTGTTGACCGGCTCAAATACCTTGTTACCAAACGCTacagcttggtcgagcaCGTGGCTATGCACTGTGAACACACGCAACCTCCACCAAGCTAGCGTCTCGACGTGTACTTTGGCCGTATTGCCATCTGGTTGGTTTGGGGCTTGAGCCGACCAGAGTGCGTCGATCACGAGTTTGGACAAGACTAGGAAGAAGGGCACCTGACACAGATGGTAGGCGGGTTCGCCCTTGAAtgcgagcgcttcgagtgATGCACTGTGGATCAACTTGTTGGTGGCTAGGTTGGCCTTTTCCTCGGCGTCCGTGTCGAGCGGTCGAGGAGCGAAGGCGTCTGGCGAAGATGCTCGTAGTAGAGAGACTGGATCCAGAGACTCTGGCAATTCCGGGCCCGTCCAGTTGATCTGCACAAACGCATGCAGAGCACAGACGGCTATACAGAGGATTTCGTACCTCTGCAATTCGCTCGTAGCTTGGGTCGCCACTACGGCGTTGATGTGTTTTTGAATCGCGAGTAGGTCGAATGCGGTACTGCCATTGCTGCTCAGGTTCTGCGCAAGCTGTGTGCCGATCGGTTTGAGCAGTCGAGACGCCAAGTCCGACGTAAGCACAGTGGCAAAATCACCAACAATGGTTTTGTGGACGAAATCTGGGACGCCAGCtcgttgctgttggtcaaggttggcgagcgtgttggtgaTCAGATTCCATTGAAAATGATGCGGGGAAGCATGACCGAGCTCAAGACCTGCAACAGGAACCTGTGCACCGACCACTACCGCGGGCTTTGCAGTTGTCGATAGACGAGAAGCGCCGCGCAAAGCACGATACATGGAATCCAGGTCCGGGAACGTCGGCACGAATGCATCGTAGTTGGGTGTATTCGCCTCATCGTCATTCAGGTCGGATTCTTGCGCGTCTTCTAGTGCGGCTGTCGCATGATCCTCGTCTTGAAGTTGAAACGACGAGCGCGGGTTGAGCCAGCCGACAGCACCAAGGTCTACCGAATTTGTCTTGGATTGCGTGAGGTTATCGGTCTCGAGCAGGATGGCTGCCAGCATGAGATCTGCCAGCTCCCTTGTCACGATCTGCGAGCATGTTGTTGATGCTCCACTTTCGACAAGTTGCTGTTTGGCCCACATGGCGACGAGAGAAGTCAGGCTAGGCTCGgcttctccaccaccgctcaCCGGCTGAGGACGAGGCAAGAGTGCCAGGTTCAACCTCTCGTTGAGGCTGCCGTTTTCATCATGCATCTGCGTGGGCAGCGTATTCTCGGTATCTACCACGCCGAATAACTGTGCGCCGTGCAACTCCAACCACTCTGACCACGCTTCCTCCCCGTTCTGTTCTGCTGCGCCGCCTACAAGCACTACCCTTTTCTTAGACGTGTATGCATCTAGCGCGTTGTACACTTGGTCATCTTGAAAGATTACATTGTGCTCGGCGATGAGTGCTGCTTGCAAGGCAAGAGCTAGCTCTGGCAGGTCGTCGTTCAAACATGCGTGGCGAGCGGCTGATAGCACGGGCACGTATCGACGCTGCGTGTGCTGGCTTGTgtcgaggtgctgctgtAGGTAGGCGAGGCTGATTGCGGCTACCGCCTGATCGAGCGTGGTGGTCCGAGAGGTGATGATGTAGACAATGTCTTCGTTATCGAGGCCTCCTGAGGCGAGCAGGGATTTTGTGGTGCGCAGGAAATGGTTGACGGGCGTATGTGGTAGTGCGCGTGCGAAACGGGAGGCGCGAACCGCACCTACTCGGCTCATGCTCGAGTATATGAAACAGCCAGCTCTGTTCGGATGCTGACCGGTATCGTGTGTGTTGTCCTTGGTGGCAATGGTGGTATGACAGTCAGAGACTCCCCACATACTTCCATTGTTCACAAGCCAGGACacgacaagaagcgcaacaCAAATTATCAATAGAAGggagaagaaaaaaaatcCCTCCACTCCATCAAGAGGAaagagattcacgattagtcGTGCGTTTTccaacgctgctcagccagtcacgagtataATTCAAAGCGTCGCGCTTTCTCGCAAAAAATTTCAACCTTCGTACTTCTTGCAAGGTTCTCCGACTCCCGGCCGTCGTATTCGTCGAGCATAACTCCGGCCCTGGTTCATTGGTTCATTGTGAttgattcacggttcaaCACGTTACCCTGTCGATTTGTAGAATAGCCGCAGGCCGGATGTGTCGCTCACTCAACCACCATCGTAAATGtaccactcgtgactcccACTCTATGACCGTCGTGACGCATCGGCATGAAGCTCTCCAGCAAAGATGCTCGTGCCCTGATGGATCTGAATTCATGCTTCGACTTAGGCTGACAACACGACCAAGGCACGTCACTGAGCCATACGGGAAGCCTTGAATCGGCTCAGCTTGGGTTTTGGTGGATTCGCCTCGCACTCATCCGCTTGGGCCTCGTGAGCCTCGTTCGCACCACGCTCCACCTTGTGCTGCCTGGTCACCACTGGCGGCGGCGCCTGACCGCGCTCCACCATCTGCTTGGTTCTCTTGCTCTCCGCCAATCTCGACGCCTGTTCGGGATGATTTTTTTTCCACTCCAATCTCTCCAAGCGGCTACgcatcaccatctcggccatttcgtcgtcttggtcgctctcgcctccatcgagctcgacaggCCCGCTCGCTTCTCCCTCAACCAGATCGCCGTTCTTGGGGAAGCGAACCGGAGCTAGTTGAGGGATGATCATCACAGGTGCGCCGTCGGATGGTTCAACGTTGGGTTGTGTTGGCGTGCGGTCCATGTCGAATGCGGCTGAACGCGCGAGATTGTTCGACGATGCGGTTTGAGACGGACCGAAATTCTGAGCTGATGACAGCACGTCATCTAGATGGTGGTTGTATGTCTTTGTGCGACCACCTGCGATCTTGTGCTGTGCGAGCGACGCCTTGAAGCGTGAGATGCGCGAGCCAGAGCCGTGACCACTAGAAGACGTGTTGCCTTGGTACTCGGCGTCTTGCACAGCCGCATCGAGCGGTACAATATCCATCTCGTAgtcgtcctcttcgtcctcgtcgtcctggGCGTGCTCCCGATCGACGTGTGCTCGTGCTGCAGCCATGATCGCGTCACGCTTTGCGTCGCTGCCTTGGCTGGTCTCACCACTACGCGGCATCGCGAGTCCCATGGCAGCCATCCTTGCTCGTGCCTGCTCGTAttccttgagcagctcaggATATGCCGACAAGCTCTGTTGATCCGCATTGAAACTAGGTGCTAGCGCCATGAGGTCGTCTGGATCGTAGTCAAAGTCgtcatcttgatcgtcaAAATCATCTTGGTCATCAAAAtcatcttggtcgtcaAAAtcatcttggtcgtcagaatcgtcttgctcgtcatcgtcgtcctgaTGCACGTCCAAGCCGCGACTGTCgatcgcagcagcgcgccGAGATCGGTTGGAGAGGTACGAGTCAAAGTAGgcatcctcttcatccgTGTCGGCGCCTTGGCGCTGGATTTTGgcatcttgctgctcgtcgtccagtTCGGTGGCGTCATCGACATGTTTTGGCAGGTGGTTTTCGAGCGCAGCGCCAGGGTTGATCTCCGAGACGCGCTCTTgttcatcgtcatcatcaccagCCGTGGCATCGGCAGGCACGTCGAAACGCACACGACCAGCTCGAGGCACATCATCCTTGTCCAAGGGTCGAGCCAGCTTTACTTGTAGGTCCGACTCGTCCTCCGCATTCGGCTCGGGCTCTTGACCttgctgcctctgcttgATTTTCTCCGCGTACGCCTTGGACGGTCTCGCATGTGGGACGGCGGCAGAAAGACCCATGTTTTGTCGACGTTGGCTtagctcgtcatcgcccAGAGAAGCTCTGTCTAACGCCGACATGCCCAGAGACCGTGTCGGAGCAGTGGGTATGCTATCCGCTTCTTTTCGCGGCACGCGCTGGTTGGGCACGAATTTCGAACTTGTAGGCTTCTGGTTCAAAAAGCCTTGCTTGAAAGCGCTGAACGTGGCATGTTGCGCATGCGTGTTGACCGGCGTCGAAGCATGCCTTGGATCCTGCGCCGGATCGCTGGTTTTGCGCCTTTCCAATACGCTGTGACCAAGCGCCGGCTTTTCGGCAAGTCTCAGCAGCCGCTCGGACTCGCGCTCGTCTTgttcgtgcttggcgcGTGCAGCAATCGCCTCTGGAGTACACCATCGTTTCTGCTCCTCGTGCGCCTCTTGCATCTTTTTGAGTACGTCCGGAGGTGGAGCGTTTGGATGACCCTCAACCACATCTGGTCCAAGAAGCTTGACGATACGCTCCGCCTCTTGTTCTACACCGATGTCGTCGCGATGACGCTTCTCTGCTGTGCCCGATCCGGACTGGAGCGAACGTGAGGTTGCGCAAGAACCAGGCGCCGGCTGAGATGGCGTGACGCGATCTTGGTCGTAGTTCTCCTTGACGCGGATACTGGATCGCAACGCGCGCTGCAGAGGCGTCATCCCGGAACCAGCGGTTGCTTCTGGATGCGCACGCTCGGGGCTCTGTATGCGAACGCTCTTTTTGGTCGGCGTACTCGTCCCGCTCGTCGCAGCACTCGACCCGGCATCTGTGAGTCGGCCAAGTAGTGAGCAAGTGCCAGTCAAGTCACTGCTAGCCAGGCGTGTAGGAGTCTGACTTCTGGATGCTCGTTCTGTATCAGTGGGAGCGATGGATTTCTTCTCTTCCTTTTCGAGATCTTCCCATGAATACGAGCTCTTGATCGCGCCTGGGCTGGATGGATTCAGATTGAGAAAGCCATGACGAATACCGGTCGAACCAAACGAGGGACGTTGGACAACCGACGGACGTGCTGCGCTTGGCTTCAGTGCAGATTTGGGCGGAGGAGGCCTCGCTGCGGATACGATTTCCGGGAGTGATTTTGATTTTGACTCATCGTCTGGTGACGGTGGTGGGCTCGGAGTGCGCGTGCGCAGGACGACGCGGGTCTCTTGTGCTGCAGACTGTGCTGTCTGCGGCGAGGATGCTTCTCTCGCAGTGGAAGCAGTGGCAGATGTTTGTTGCGTGTCTCCTTGTTCCTCGTCCGAGCCGTTTTCGTtctcttgctcctcgaATTTGCTCAGCATATCATGCAgccatcgtcgacgttCCTCCTTGTCCATAGCTGCTGTCTTGTCTGCACGCACAAACGGCTGCATATATGCCTTGTTCTGCCTCGTCGCTTCTTGTTCCGTAATCCGCTCGACTGGTTCGTAGAAAGGCAGACCTTCCTCGTTGAGCACCTCGTTCTTCTCGTTGACCATGTGGTCTTCAGCCTTGGCTGTTACAGTAGTCTTGTTGATCAAAGCTTGTCGTCCGTTGTGCAACTCGCCAGGTAAGCGCTCGCGTAGCTGAGCAGCGTATGC contains the following coding sequences:
- a CDS encoding tetratricopeptide repeat-containing protein EMW1; amino-acid sequence: MSRVGAVRASRFARALPHTPVNHFLRTTKSLLASGGLDNEDIVYIITSRTTTLDQAVAAISLAYLQQHLDTSQHTQRRYVPVLSAARHACLNDDLPELALALQAALIAEHNVIFQDDQVYNALDAYTSKKRVVLVGGAAEQNGEEAWSEWLELHGAQLFGVVDTENTLPTQMHDENGSLNERLNLALLPRPQPVSGGGEAEPSLTSLVAMWAKQQLVESGASTTCSQIVTRELADLMLAAILLETDNLTQSKTNSVDLGAVGWLNPRSSFQLQDEDHATAALEDAQESDLNDDEANTPNYDAFVPTFPDLDSMYRALRGASRLSTTAKPAVVVGAQVPVAGLELGHASPHHFQWNLITNTLANLDQQQRAGVPDFVHKTIVGDFATVLTSDLASRLLKPIGTQLAQNLSSNGSTAFDLLAIQKHINAVVATQATSELQRYEILCIAVCALHAFVQINWTGPELPESLDPVSLLRASSPDAFAPRPLDTDAEEKANLATNKLIHSASLEALAFKGEPAYHLCQVPFFLVLSKLVIDALWSAQAPNQPDGNTAKVHVETLAWWRLRVFTVHSHVLDQAVAFGNKVFEPVNKLCDVLAARAAATGKPANAADAKKSEWASLSSRLILERGIALQRLGSDREASETFVNAAKENGLRYRMSGALGKRTKFQKEDKTQLVLLAKSVVADGGKEDEEDEISEKQPEQAGAHVEKQEELQTGFAAKANAEDQVAGMPSTYALNDDTLLEQTKFTSTTAGSNAACSGGASGQHDTDADLLELDPNAQPPLAVLDQCTLLALCLNIHNTQAAHGLTANQMQMFIARVVSHARNWTVHTMSLLLRARLESTRTRTVERSVLQLQALIDQMPTNDSSIQERLKFFHALDLPPKWEMQAELARRYASIGVTRSALEIFERIEMWEEVVQCLGMLGRQQEAVEVVSELLEGKKVEADVDVAVRRRRDAQLDSQSEAQQIMYRRMDRAREAKLWCLLGDLEPASALAHYSKAWQVSASSSARAARSLGGVYFTSQDFGQASKWLRYALKINPLYTRSWFILGCCYMRLEKWNEGAQCFRRCTALDDEDMESWNNLASCYLRMVESADADADADAGAAGIERIGAQGGLPDILEAEEEADRVWDDGAGAAYDDDEEGQSDWSGSWQSDSGVEVSSSDETDASSLADDSDAETEVGLRNPGQVSSSPRSPRSRRGLGGSRTTAYSLKLLAHRSLQQSLRFAHDNWRVWYNYMVVCVDVGYLLEATRAMVRVTEIQTRNKTNDAERAQSVDVGVLARLVDAVTRTPKATLEAEALHAQQTYESALAQHCNDAGAGLAAPVAPKLDPNSGLGLFPAVQRLFDETLLPRISTSSSIWKLYSRLLLWNGQRQRAVQHALVDAYNSALTEAEQAELQTDKHVFLALLHDLSNLVDALLDLAEHQQAETEHQAKIDAPEPRFQARSLVRSFLAKTRGSWDQEVEYDQAKELLEQLKN